Proteins found in one Acidimicrobiales bacterium genomic segment:
- a CDS encoding ZIP family metal transporter, whose translation MGEAQTLALGAVAGFTILLGLPVGRLSKPRPGLRQFLNAIAIGILLFLVWDVLSHAFEPIDQALSNLHDDKGGLWPVIGYGALFFAGIGVGLVSLLYYERFLARRPEKRFGPGAMAVAETRQFGVAGLTGPQRLALLIAVGIGLHNFGEGLAIGGSAAQGEISLATLLVIGFALHNATEGFGIVAPLAAESERPSWTFLLVMGVIGGGPTFVGTAVGRQFTSDPVSVVFLTLAAGSILYVVIQLLGVAQKVGRRELLIWGIFLGLAAGFATDMVVTAGGA comes from the coding sequence ATGGGCGAGGCTCAGACACTGGCACTCGGGGCGGTCGCCGGCTTCACCATCTTGCTCGGCCTCCCGGTCGGGCGCTTGAGCAAGCCCAGGCCGGGTCTGCGCCAGTTTCTCAACGCCATCGCCATCGGCATCCTGTTGTTCCTCGTATGGGACGTCCTCTCCCACGCCTTCGAGCCCATCGACCAGGCCCTGTCGAACCTGCACGACGACAAAGGTGGCCTGTGGCCGGTGATCGGCTACGGGGCCCTGTTCTTCGCCGGTATCGGTGTCGGGCTCGTCAGCCTCCTGTACTACGAGCGGTTCCTGGCCCGCCGGCCGGAGAAGCGGTTCGGCCCAGGGGCGATGGCCGTCGCCGAGACCAGGCAGTTCGGGGTGGCCGGCCTCACCGGCCCTCAGCGCCTGGCCCTGCTGATCGCGGTCGGGATCGGGCTGCACAACTTCGGGGAGGGCCTGGCCATCGGTGGAAGCGCCGCCCAGGGCGAGATATCGCTGGCCACGCTGCTGGTGATCGGCTTCGCCCTGCACAACGCCACCGAGGGATTCGGCATCGTTGCCCCCCTGGCCGCCGAGTCCGAGCGCCCCAGCTGGACGTTCCTCCTCGTCATGGGCGTCATCGGTGGAGGACCCACGTTCGTGGGCACAGCCGTGGGTCGACAGTTCACCAGCGACCCGGTGAGCGTCGTCTTTCTGACCCTGGCCGCCGGCTCGATCCTCTACGTCGTCATCCAGCTCCTCGGCGTGGCCCAGAAGGTGGGCCGTCGGGAGCTTCTCATTTGGGGGATCTTCCTCGGCCTGGC